One part of the Prochlorococcus marinus str. MIT 9313 genome encodes these proteins:
- a CDS encoding cob(I)yrinic acid a,c-diamide adenosyltransferase, with amino-acid sequence MASQTAASKTPRNRQTSSGRRGRGIGIATAAESNERSHGQLHIYDGEGKGKSQAALGVVLRTIGLGICEQRRTRVLLLRFLKGPGRAYDEDAAIEALQQGFPHLIDQVRTGRGEFFIAEDATHFDRQEAQRGWDIAKGAIASALYSVVVLDELNPVLDLGLLAVDDVVKTLTDRPDGMEIIVTGRAAPRALVQVADLHSEMRAHRRPEPQDDSVIPFLPTGGIEIYTGEGKGKSTSALGKALQAIGRGISQDKSHRVLILQWLKGGNGYTEDAAIAALRESYPHLVDHLRSGRDAIVWRGQQQPIDYVEAERAWEIARAAIASGLYKTVILDELNPSVDLELIPVEPIVQTLLRKPAETEVIITGRCKNQPAYFDLAGVHSEMVCHKHYAEQGVDLKRGVDY; translated from the coding sequence ATGGCTTCGCAGACGGCAGCATCCAAGACACCCAGAAATCGCCAAACATCAAGCGGCAGAAGAGGACGTGGGATTGGCATCGCGACCGCAGCCGAAAGCAATGAACGCAGTCATGGCCAACTGCACATCTATGACGGCGAGGGAAAAGGTAAAAGTCAAGCCGCTCTTGGTGTTGTCCTTCGCACCATCGGGCTCGGGATCTGCGAGCAACGACGAACCAGGGTGCTGTTGCTTCGATTCCTCAAAGGCCCAGGCCGCGCCTACGACGAAGATGCTGCTATTGAGGCACTGCAACAGGGCTTCCCTCACCTAATCGACCAAGTGCGCACAGGTCGGGGTGAATTTTTCATCGCCGAGGACGCTACCCATTTTGATCGCCAAGAAGCCCAACGCGGCTGGGATATCGCCAAGGGAGCCATCGCCAGCGCCCTCTATTCAGTCGTTGTGCTTGATGAACTCAATCCCGTGCTGGATCTAGGCCTGCTGGCTGTTGACGATGTGGTCAAAACACTCACCGACCGACCTGACGGCATGGAGATCATCGTCACCGGACGGGCCGCGCCACGAGCCCTGGTTCAAGTAGCCGATCTGCATTCCGAAATGCGCGCCCATCGTCGTCCGGAGCCTCAGGATGACAGCGTCATTCCCTTCCTTCCCACCGGTGGAATTGAGATCTACACCGGTGAGGGCAAAGGCAAATCCACCAGTGCCCTAGGCAAGGCTCTACAGGCCATTGGCCGTGGCATCAGCCAAGACAAAAGCCATCGCGTGTTGATCTTGCAGTGGCTTAAAGGTGGCAATGGCTACACCGAAGACGCTGCCATTGCAGCCTTAAGAGAAAGCTATCCCCACCTTGTTGATCATCTTCGCTCCGGCCGGGATGCCATCGTCTGGCGAGGTCAACAACAACCGATCGATTACGTCGAAGCAGAGCGCGCATGGGAAATTGCCAGAGCCGCCATCGCCAGTGGGCTCTATAAAACTGTCATCCTCGATGAACTAAATCCCAGCGTGGATCTTGAACTGATTCCTGTGGAGCCGATTGTTCAGACCCTGCTGCGCAAGCCGGCCGAAACCGAAGTCATCATCACCGGCCGCTGCAAAAACCAACCTGCCTACTTCGATCTGGCCGGCGTCCACTCAGAAATGGTGTGCCACAAGCACTACGCCGAACAGGGCGTAGACCTCAAGCGAGGCGTGGATTACTAA